Genomic window (bacterium):
TTGTTCCGGGCCAGGGTCAGCACGTAGCACTCCTCCTCGATCTCGCCCAGAACCAGGCCGAAGGCCGTCTTGTGCTCCGCGTACTCCTCGGCCATGACGTCCAGCATCTCATCCTCGCCGCCGCCGGTCATGGGGATGACCCGAATCTCGAAGTCCTTCTCCAGCGCCGCAATGAGCCGGATCGGGTCGGCAACTCCTGCGGCCAGGGAGTGGATGAGCCGGTGGGTGGCGAAGACGGTGAGCCCCTTGGAGTACATGTTGACGAAGGCCATCATCCCCTTGTCCACGGCGCCGAGCCCCAAGCCCGCCTTCCCCTTGGCGGTCATCTCGTTCATGTAGTTGACCGCGGTTTCATAGCGATGATGCCCGTCGGCGATGAAGAGGTCCAACGGCTCCAAGATTGCCTGGAGCTTGGAAATCACGCCTTCGTCGGTGATGAGCCACACGCGGTGGACGGCCCCGAAGTCGTCGCTGACCTCCAGGTCCGGCTTCCTCCCCCGCTTGGCCCCCTCGAGCAGCCGGTCCGAGGCCATCTCCCGGTCTGGGTAGAGCATGAAGATGAGGCCGAAGCTGGCGCCGGTGGCGCGGGTCAGGTTCAGCCGGTCGGCCTTGGGGCCGGCCAGGGTCGTTTCGTGCGGCTTGACGTGACCCTTGGAGAAGTCCTCGATCTGCGCCGTGGCGATGAAGCCGCCGCGGACGCGGGTCTCGCCTCCGGGGCCTTCGTACTCGATGTCGTAGGCGTAGATTGCCGGTTTGCCGTCCCGCGCCAGCACGCTCTCGGCAATCATCTTCCGGAAAAGCTCCGCCGCCCGCTGGTAGGTGTTGGTGCCGTCGGCCGGACCCTCGTCGCTTTTAATTATCCGGGCGATGTTCCACTCGCTGCGCGCGTAGTACTCGGTCCGCAGGTCGTCCTTGATTTTATCGTAGGGCTGGGTGACCAGGTTCTTCAGGTCTCCGGCCTTCGCCGTGAACCGGTGAGCCTGGAAGGGGAATATCTTGGCCATGGAGTACCTCTCCTTCGCGTGATTGACGATCCAGCGCGTGGAAATCGAGGGCAATCTTATTGACCCCGCCGGGAGATGTCAACCGCCGCCCGATGATGCAACCCCCTGCAATCCAAGGAGACAAGGGGTTTTGCCAGAGGCATAGCTCGCTTCGCTCGGTTAAACCCCTTGTCTTATCCCATGCCTAACATAATTTCGGTGGACGTTTTTTTCGTAAAGGGCGATACCGGATTCGAAGGGGCCGGCCCTTTTTGCCTTGGTCATAAAAAAACGCCGGTCGCGGTAACCGCCGTTTTATAGTTGTTTGGTGGGCGATACTGGATTCGAACCAGTGACTTCTGCTCTGTGAAAGCAGCGCTCTAACCAGCTGAGCCAATCGCCCTCAACCCCCCCAACCCCCCCATCTTGGGGGGGCACAGTCGCGGGGGGAGTTTATTTCAATTTGATAATTACCGCCGCGTGCGACGCGTATTAATAATTCCTCTGTTGTACCCCCCAACCCCCCATCTTGGGGGGGCACAGTCGCGGGGGGAGTTTATTTCAATTCGATAATTACCGCCGCGTGCGGGGCGTATTAATAATTCCTCAGTTGTACCACCCAACCCTCCCTCTTGGGAGGGCAACCTCGCGGGGGGAGTTGTTTCTTTTTTCTCGTCTGCCCCGCGCGCATATCTCCAGAAACTTCTCGGGGTGGAAACGCGCGGGCGAACTCCGGTCGCCGCTCCTCCCGGACGACCCCGCGGGCTGGTGGGCCCACCAGGACTCGAACCTGGGACTAACCGGTTATGAGCCGGTGGCTCTGACCAGCTGAGCTATGGGCCCACTGAAAGGCAGATAATGATAGGGGCAGACGGCGAGGGGTGTCAAGGGGAAATTGGTTGCGGTGAGCCACGATGGTGTGCTAAAATGCCCCGCCTACATGCAACCCCGGCGGTGCTCCGGCACTGCTCACGAGATGTGCGCTAGAGCGCGGGAAGGTTGAGATGAAACGGGTTACTTTACAAGCCGAGATACGTGAGGTCAGCGGCAAGGGTGGCGCTCGTAAGCTCCGCAGCACCGGTCTTGTGCCGGCCATCATTTACGGCAACGAGGTCGCGGAAACCATCCACATCGCCATAGACTCAAAGGTCCTGATCCATTCC
Coding sequences:
- a CDS encoding DUF1015 domain-containing protein; translation: MAKIFPFQAHRFTAKAGDLKNLVTQPYDKIKDDLRTEYYARSEWNIARIIKSDEGPADGTNTYQRAAELFRKMIAESVLARDGKPAIYAYDIEYEGPGGETRVRGGFIATAQIEDFSKGHVKPHETTLAGPKADRLNLTRATGASFGLIFMLYPDREMASDRLLEGAKRGRKPDLEVSDDFGAVHRVWLITDEGVISKLQAILEPLDLFIADGHHRYETAVNYMNEMTAKGKAGLGLGAVDKGMMAFVNMYSKGLTVFATHRLIHSLAAGVADPIRLIAALEKDFEIRVIPMTGGGEDEMLDVMAEEYAEHKTAFGLVLGEIEEECYVLTLARNKAVDEFFGKKFSKGYKGLDVAVLHGLVLEKILGIDAEALTKQTNVVYARDARNAIQRVHSGEMQMCFLMNPTRPEQVAEVAGAGERMPQKSTDFYPKMLTGLTINKFDI